CTGAATCGAATGTGAAAAGGATTTCGCAAAGCTGCTCGTTTCCGTTTTCATCTACTACTGTAATGTTGTTTTCGCCGTGTTCCATTTGTATTCACCTCATAAAGAATTTGTTTGTCTGTCCAAGAATCCTTGCAGAATCATGACAGCTGCCATTTTATCAATGACTTTCTTGCGTTTGCTTCGGCTCACGTCCGCCTCAAGAAGGACACGTTCAGCCGCCATAGTTGTCAACCGTTCATCCCAGAGAAACACCGGCAGCTTGAATTTGTTTTCTAATCGTTTAGCGAAATCTTGGCTGATCTCGCCTCGCGGTCCAACAGTCCCATTCATGTTTTTAGGTAAACCGAGGACAATTTTAGAAACATCATGCTCTTTTATAATTTCATTGAGGCGTTTAAAGCCGAAGTCATTTCCAGCTTCGTTAATTTTGATCGTTTCCAATCCTTGTGCAGTCCAACCCATCGCGTCACTCACGGCAACGCCGATGGTTTTTGAACCTAAATCAAGTCCCATTGTGCGCATTAGTATTCCTCTCGATGGTTCTTAAGATACGACTTAACCAATTCTTCGATGATTTCATCGCGTTCAAGCTTACGAATAATGTTTCGAGCATCC
The DNA window shown above is from Peribacillus sp. FSL P2-0133 and carries:
- the ruvX gene encoding Holliday junction resolvase RuvX, with product MRTMGLDLGSKTIGVAVSDAMGWTAQGLETIKINEAGNDFGFKRLNEIIKEHDVSKIVLGLPKNMNGTVGPRGEISQDFAKRLENKFKLPVFLWDERLTTMAAERVLLEADVSRSKRKKVIDKMAAVMILQGFLDRQTNSL